A genomic region of Candidatus Caldatribacterium sp. contains the following coding sequences:
- a CDS encoding sugar-binding transcriptional regulator codes for MSTDEVELLTRVAWLHFMEGVTQREIAKRLGLSQPKVARLLDKAQKYGIVRISIASPYANCLLIEGELRKLFPHLEDVVVVPTPKGGNLFESLGRAGAWYLERVLESGDLVGIAWGRTLKSVAASLRGVRVKNLKFVTLVGGLTASASLNPYTIGEKLASIFEGECYYLYAPAVVESEEIRNFYLSERINQKTLELARKTRLSIVGIGTVDAQHSIYTLTGFIDYHELELIRRKGGVGDILGQFYDIWGNVIDTPLHRRTVALPLEDLRSMRNVIGIAGGREKVEAILGALRGRYIKILITDEDTAQRIVELEKGEG; via the coding sequence ATGAGCACGGATGAGGTCGAGCTCTTGACCCGGGTGGCCTGGCTCCACTTCATGGAGGGGGTCACGCAGCGGGAGATAGCCAAGCGCCTTGGCCTTTCCCAGCCCAAGGTGGCCCGACTCCTTGACAAGGCGCAGAAATACGGCATTGTCCGCATCTCCATTGCTTCTCCATACGCCAACTGTCTTCTCATCGAAGGAGAGCTCCGCAAACTCTTTCCTCATCTTGAGGATGTTGTGGTTGTTCCGACACCAAAGGGAGGGAATCTCTTCGAAAGCCTTGGGCGGGCAGGAGCCTGGTACCTTGAGCGGGTCCTTGAGAGTGGGGATCTCGTCGGGATTGCCTGGGGGAGAACCCTGAAATCGGTGGCTGCATCCCTTCGAGGGGTCCGGGTAAAGAATCTCAAGTTCGTGACCCTCGTTGGAGGACTGACGGCTTCAGCATCTCTCAATCCCTACACCATTGGGGAGAAGCTCGCCTCGATTTTCGAGGGAGAATGCTACTACCTCTATGCCCCGGCGGTTGTGGAGAGCGAGGAAATTCGCAACTTCTACCTGAGTGAGAGGATAAACCAGAAGACCCTGGAACTTGCCCGGAAGACTCGCTTGTCCATTGTGGGCATTGGGACTGTGGACGCCCAGCACTCCATCTACACCCTCACCGGATTCATCGACTACCACGAACTTGAGCTCATCCGGAGGAAAGGCGGGGTTGGAGATATCCTTGGTCAATTCTACGACATATGGGGAAATGTGATTGATACGCCTTTACATCGGCGGACGGTGGCTCTGCCTCTTGAGGACTTGCGCTCGATGCGGAACGTTATCGGCATTGCCGGAGGAAGGGAGAAGGTTGAGGCGATACTTGGAGCCTTACGGGGGCGGTACATCAAAATCCTCATCACCGACGAAGATACGGCCCAGCGCATTGTGGAACTCGAGAAGGGGGAGGGATAG
- a CDS encoding LacI family DNA-binding transcriptional regulator, which translates to MQRVKRPTQADVARLAGVSRATVSYVINGLVSTRVPVSEATRRRVLEAARQLGYVPDANARALRLGNTKALGLIIPDIRNPHFWETVEGVWREARILGYHVLLSSMDLNAEYGKEVFEDLSHRRVDGLILMGSFVEQSKEAQEILRQLRKQHLPIVEISDHFREDHVDQIVADYREATFEAMELLFSLGHRRIGLIYGVARPDLALDRLYPYRESLEAIGIGVDESLIVHCGPTMEDGYQATFLLMEQENPPTAIIAVNDILAMGALRALGDLHLSVPKDVSLVGYDDIPQAKYLVPRLTTASKDAVRIGQEAVRLLLKRIENPELPYEKVVFPSCLVVRESTGPVPER; encoded by the coding sequence ATGCAAAGGGTAAAACGGCCAACCCAGGCCGATGTGGCCCGTCTTGCAGGAGTATCAAGAGCCACGGTCTCGTACGTTATTAATGGCCTGGTCAGCACTCGGGTACCTGTTTCCGAAGCGACTCGCCGACGGGTTTTAGAGGCGGCAAGGCAGTTAGGTTATGTACCAGATGCCAATGCCCGGGCACTGCGCTTGGGGAACACAAAAGCCTTGGGGCTTATCATTCCCGATATCCGTAACCCTCATTTTTGGGAAACGGTTGAGGGCGTGTGGCGAGAAGCTCGAATCCTGGGATACCACGTACTTTTATCGAGCATGGATTTGAACGCAGAGTACGGGAAGGAGGTCTTTGAAGATCTCTCGCATCGGCGCGTTGATGGACTTATCCTTATGGGATCCTTTGTGGAACAATCGAAAGAGGCTCAAGAGATTCTCCGACAACTTCGCAAGCAACACCTTCCAATCGTGGAAATTAGCGATCACTTTCGAGAGGACCATGTGGACCAGATTGTTGCTGATTACCGAGAAGCTACCTTTGAAGCCATGGAGCTCCTTTTCTCTTTGGGCCATCGGCGAATCGGACTCATTTATGGAGTAGCAAGGCCGGACTTAGCCTTAGACCGCTTGTACCCTTATCGAGAATCGCTTGAGGCTATTGGTATCGGTGTCGACGAGAGTCTCATAGTACATTGTGGCCCCACCATGGAAGATGGATATCAGGCCACCTTTCTCCTCATGGAGCAAGAAAATCCCCCAACCGCCATTATTGCCGTCAATGATATATTAGCCATGGGTGCCCTTCGGGCTTTGGGCGACCTCCATCTTTCCGTTCCCAAAGATGTGTCCCTCGTGGGATACGATGACATTCCACAGGCAAAGTACCTCGTACCACGTCTGACCACGGCGTCTAAGGACGCAGTACGGATAGGGCAAGAGGCAGTACGTCTTTTGCTCAAACGTATCGAGAATCCTGAGCTTCCTTACGAAAAAGTCGTCTTTCCTTCTTGCCTCGTGGTTCGCGAGTCTACAGGCCCAGTGCCAGAGCGTTGA
- a CDS encoding ComF family protein encodes MIPFLHFFLPEHCVACGAYVPFPSLVPLCKDCQGKIAFLRDRICARCGRVIPHGRVLLCHMCRRVPYHFECARAVSAYTSPIREAMHAFKYRGVVSLGRFFGELLVAYCEEFPLFKEVDLVLPVPLHPLRERERGFNQALLLANVLGKAFHLPVLARGVVRVRPTLPQVGLRARDRWQNVKGAFRVASRESVHGKRILVVDDVLTSRATVESLSRVLKEAECRSVFVLAVASGR; translated from the coding sequence ATGATTCCCTTTCTCCACTTTTTCCTCCCTGAGCACTGTGTTGCCTGCGGGGCGTACGTGCCCTTTCCCTCTCTTGTCCCCCTCTGCAAGGATTGCCAAGGGAAAATTGCCTTCCTTCGGGATAGGATATGCGCCCGGTGTGGACGGGTGATTCCCCACGGGAGGGTGCTCCTCTGCCACATGTGCCGGCGCGTTCCGTACCACTTTGAGTGTGCTCGAGCGGTGAGTGCATATACATCGCCAATTCGGGAGGCGATGCATGCCTTCAAGTACCGGGGTGTGGTATCCCTTGGACGGTTCTTTGGAGAGCTTCTTGTTGCGTACTGCGAGGAGTTTCCCCTCTTTAAGGAGGTGGATCTCGTTCTCCCGGTGCCTTTGCATCCTCTGCGAGAGCGGGAACGGGGGTTCAATCAAGCGCTTCTTCTTGCGAACGTTTTGGGAAAAGCATTCCACCTTCCAGTCCTTGCCCGTGGGGTGGTGCGAGTGCGACCAACTCTCCCTCAGGTGGGGCTTCGGGCACGGGACCGGTGGCAGAACGTGAAAGGGGCATTTCGGGTGGCGTCCCGGGAATCCGTCCATGGGAAGCGAATTCTCGTTGTCGATGACGTCCTTACCTCGCGGGCAACGGTTGAGAGCCTTTCTCGGGTCCTTAAAGAGGCAGAGTGTCGAAGTGTTTTCGTCCTTGCTGTGGCCTCAGGGAGATGA
- a CDS encoding carbohydrate kinase family protein produces the protein MSFVTCIGILVADLMGRPINRFPEKGKLLLVPEMELHVGGCAHNTAVDLRKLGEEVLVVGKVGDDDLGDVVINSLKRHGVDVRGVTRDSRFHTSATMVLLDDQGERTFLHYPGANQALRASDVKDEFLQGAKVVHVAGSFLMPGFDGEETAKVFARAKELGVLTSLDTAWDDTGQWFATIAPVLPLVDIFISNRDEAARISGKSTLADIASFFLGYGARVVAIKMGEEGSFIMTKEEKILVPPFKVTAVDGTGAGDAFAAGFLFGYLRGWELYEVGRFANACGAMCVEKMGATEGVGSFEEVQRFIKEHEAKLG, from the coding sequence GTGTCCTTTGTGACCTGCATTGGAATTCTTGTTGCCGACCTCATGGGAAGGCCCATCAACAGGTTTCCGGAAAAGGGAAAACTACTCCTTGTTCCGGAAATGGAACTCCATGTGGGGGGATGCGCCCACAATACGGCGGTGGATTTGAGAAAACTCGGGGAAGAGGTCCTGGTGGTGGGGAAGGTGGGCGATGACGATTTGGGAGATGTGGTCATCAACTCCCTGAAGCGCCATGGAGTTGATGTGCGAGGGGTCACGCGGGATTCCCGCTTCCATACCTCCGCCACCATGGTTCTTCTCGACGATCAGGGGGAACGGACTTTTCTCCACTACCCTGGGGCGAATCAGGCGCTCCGAGCCAGTGACGTGAAGGATGAGTTCCTCCAAGGAGCAAAGGTGGTGCATGTAGCGGGGAGTTTCCTCATGCCTGGTTTTGACGGTGAGGAAACCGCTAAGGTATTTGCCCGGGCAAAAGAGCTTGGGGTTTTGACCTCCCTTGATACCGCCTGGGATGATACAGGACAGTGGTTTGCCACTATTGCTCCGGTGCTTCCTCTTGTCGATATCTTCATCTCCAACCGGGATGAGGCGGCCCGGATTTCCGGAAAGAGTACCCTTGCCGATATAGCCTCCTTTTTCCTTGGGTATGGGGCGAGAGTTGTGGCCATCAAAATGGGGGAAGAGGGGAGCTTCATCATGACCAAAGAAGAGAAAATTCTCGTTCCCCCTTTCAAGGTCACCGCGGTTGATGGAACTGGAGCAGGAGATGCCTTCGCCGCGGGGTTCCTCTTTGGGTACCTCCGGGGGTGGGAGCTCTACGAGGTTGGGAGATTTGCCAATGCCTGTGGGGCGATGTGTGTAGAGAAGATGGGAGCCACAGAAGGGGTTGGGAGTTTCGAGGAAGTGCAGCGGTTCATCAAAGAGCACGAGGCGAAACTGGGATGA